The following coding sequences lie in one Lolium perenne isolate Kyuss_39 chromosome 2, Kyuss_2.0, whole genome shotgun sequence genomic window:
- the LOC139835899 gene encoding exocyst complex component EXO70A1-like, giving the protein MSSTTAPIPYSYRESIRRVNRSDSRIMWTISSLSSRSGSKYSGASSSDMSKNSGCSSRTAGDFGASELSRIAHRMVRDGYTQRMIEAFKYSAKLETWFIELDVKWVLQCREGHTLQQQFQLQGKSAWWLEGLVHGWIRALTITAVGVRELVAGGHDTLEAARFGSASISAMLVVVAAILDVLKVENLQVVLHMHICVSGASHDLRGSIFNEIGPSLEREEDRLTQAISSRMRNMRALMDCDNSWGTEISLGKGEVNSKTQMLVDCILLMKKARQNSAQSHNTENLRGLITDMIGYTRDLLRTKSKLCSDPNLGCLFLLNNSYFLAQEVSEPSTYLRPGRREPELTPECKKYMNTYLDVSWGRALSYIPKSNSSREPKLWKKTSTLDKFQSEFHETYLSQRFWKVPDSRLRSLLREKITNRVISGYRDYLKDHPELGKQASNGNSSPGDLEKMLGGIFEG; this is encoded by the coding sequence ATGTCGAGCACCACTGCTCCCATCCCCTACTCCTACCGTGAGTCGATCCGGCGTGTCAACAGGAGCGACAGCCGCATCATGTGGACTATCTCCTCCCTGTCCAGTCGGAGCGGATCCAAGTACTCTGGTGCCTCCAGTTCTGACATGTCCAAGAACTCTGGCTGCTCCTCCCGCACAGCAGGGGATTTTGGTGCCAGCGAGCTCTCGAGGATCGCTCACAGAATGGTCAGGGACGGTTACACCCAGCGCATGATCGAAGCTttcaaatacagtgccaagcTGGAGACTTGGTTCATCGAGCTCGACGTCAAGTGGGTTCTCCAATGTCGCGAGGGCCATACTCTACAGCAGCAGTTCCAGCTCCAAGGCAAGTCTGCGTGGTGGCTTGAAGGGTTGGTGCACGGGTGGATCCGAGCCCTCACCATAACTGCCGTCGGTGTCAGAGAGCTAGTCGCCGGCGGCCACGATACTTTAGAGGCCGCACGGTTTGGAAGTGCGAGCATCTCAGCGATGCTCGTCGTTGTCGCGGCCATCCTCGATGTTCTCAAGGTGGAGAATCTACAGGTCGTGCTACACATGCATATCTGTGTCTCCGGAGCATCACACGACCTGCGTGGGAGCATTTTCAACGAGATAGGCCCCTCTTTGGAAAGAGAGGAGGACAGGCTAACTCAGGCCATATCCAGCAGGATGCGGAATATGAGGGCACTCATGGATTGCGACAACTCGTGGGGTACCGAGATTTCGCTAGGAAAAGGAGAGGTTAACAGCAAAACTCAGATGTTGGTGGATTgcattttgttgatgaagaaagcaAGGCAAAACTCCGCGCAGAGCCACAACACAGAAAACCTTCGTGGACTGATAACTGACATGATCGGTTATACAAGGGATCTGCTCCGGACAAAATCGAAGTTGTGCTCGGATCCGAACCTCGGGTGCTTGTTCTTGCTCAACAATTCCTATTTCCTAGCGCAGGAAGTGTCTGAACCATCGACATACCTCAGGCCCGGACGCCGGGAACCTGAACTTACACCTGAATGTAAGAAGTACATGAATACCTATCTGGATGTTTCCTGGGGACGCGCGCTTTCCTACATACCGAAATCGAATTCTTCTCGAGAACCAAAACTTTGGAAGAAAACCTCTACACTCGACAAATTCCAGTCAGAGTTTCATGAAACGTACCTGTCTCAGAGGTTCTGGAAGGTTCCAGACTCTCGTCTCCGATCCTTGCTGCGGGAAAAGATCACCAATAGAGTCATTTCAGGTTACCGTGACTACTTGAAGGACCATCCAGAGCTAGGGAAACAAGCTAGCAACGGAAACAGCAGCCCTGGCGATctggagaagatgctgggagggaTATTCGAAGGCTGA